The following are encoded together in the Salmonella enterica subsp. enterica serovar Choleraesuis genome:
- the yqgF gene encoding putative pre-16S rRNA nuclease: protein MNNGTFLAFDFGTKSIGVAVGQSITGTARPLAALKANNGNPDWDAIGRLLKEWQPERAIVGLPLNMDGTNQPLTDKARKFGNRLHGRFGVEVILHDERLSTVEARAGLFERGGFRALDKGSVDSASAVIILESYFEAQS, encoded by the coding sequence ATGAATAACGGCACTTTCCTGGCCTTTGACTTTGGCACCAAAAGCATTGGCGTTGCGGTCGGCCAAAGCATTACCGGTACCGCGCGCCCGCTGGCGGCGCTAAAAGCCAACAACGGCAATCCAGATTGGGATGCTATAGGTCGCCTGCTTAAAGAGTGGCAACCGGAGCGGGCTATTGTTGGCCTGCCGCTAAATATGGATGGAACCAACCAGCCACTCACTGACAAAGCGCGTAAATTTGGCAACCGCCTGCACGGGCGCTTTGGGGTTGAAGTTATCCTGCATGACGAACGCCTGAGCACCGTAGAGGCGCGGGCCGGTTTGTTTGAGCGCGGCGGTTTTCGCGCCCTGGACAAAGGCAGCGTCGACTCAGCCTCAGCGGTTATTATTCTTGAAAGCTACTTCGAAGCCCAAAGCTAA
- the gshB gene encoding glutathione synthetase, which produces MIKLGIVMDPIADINLKKDSSFAMLEQAQKRGYELHYMEMNSLYMLRGEARAKTRTLKVEYNYDKWFEFTGEQDIALAELDVILMRKDPPFDTEFIYATYMLERAEEQGTLIVNKPQSLRDCNEKLFTAWFADLTPETLVTRNKSQLKEFHQQHGDIILKPLDGMGGSSIFRVKQDDPNLPVIAETLTALGTQFCMAQTYLPAIKDGDKRVLVVDGEPVPYCLARIPQGGETRGNLAAGGRGEARPLTESDWAIARRVAPTLKAKGLIFVGLDIIGDRLTEINVTSPTCIREIEAAFPDVSITGMLMDAIEARLAK; this is translated from the coding sequence ATGATTAAGCTCGGCATCGTGATGGATCCCATCGCGGATATTAACCTTAAAAAAGATTCCAGCTTCGCCATGCTTGAACAGGCACAAAAGCGTGGCTACGAACTGCATTATATGGAGATGAACTCCCTTTATATGCTGCGCGGAGAGGCCAGAGCCAAAACCCGCACGCTGAAAGTAGAATATAACTACGATAAGTGGTTTGAGTTCACGGGTGAGCAGGATATTGCGCTGGCTGAGCTGGACGTCATTCTGATGCGTAAAGACCCGCCGTTTGATACCGAGTTTATTTACGCAACCTATATGCTCGAACGCGCCGAAGAACAGGGTACGCTTATCGTGAACAAACCGCAGAGCCTGCGCGATTGTAACGAAAAGCTGTTTACCGCCTGGTTCGCCGATCTGACGCCAGAAACGCTAGTAACCCGCAACAAATCTCAGCTTAAAGAGTTCCATCAACAGCATGGTGACATTATTCTTAAGCCACTGGATGGTATGGGCGGTAGCTCTATTTTCCGGGTAAAACAGGACGATCCGAACCTGCCCGTCATCGCTGAAACGCTGACCGCTCTCGGTACGCAGTTCTGCATGGCGCAAACCTATCTGCCTGCCATTAAAGACGGCGATAAGCGCGTTCTGGTGGTCGATGGCGAACCCGTTCCATATTGCCTGGCGCGCATCCCGCAAGGTGGAGAAACCCGCGGTAACCTGGCGGCCGGTGGCCGTGGCGAAGCCCGTCCGCTGACCGAAAGCGACTGGGCGATAGCCCGCCGCGTAGCGCCAACGCTGAAAGCTAAAGGACTCATTTTTGTCGGACTGGATATTATTGGCGATCGTCTGACTGAAATTAACGTCACCAGCCCAACCTGTATTCGTGAAATTGAAGCCGCCTTCCCGGATGTTTCAATTACCGGCATGCTGATGGATGCAATCGAAGCGCGGCTGGCAAAATAA
- a CDS encoding UPF0301 protein gives MNLQHHFLIAMPGLQDPLFRRSVVYVCEQNEDGAMGIIINKPLDGLQIDGVLEKLKITPEPRDPSVRLDKPVFVGGPLADDRGFILHSPPDVFAASIQISDDTIITTSRDVLETMGTSRQPTNLLLALGYSSWEKGQLEQEILENSWLTAPADSKILFHTPIAERWREAAKLIGIDIHNLPTVAGHA, from the coding sequence ATGAATTTACAGCATCACTTTCTTATTGCCATGCCGGGGCTTCAGGATCCTCTGTTCAGACGCTCGGTCGTGTATGTTTGTGAACAAAACGAAGATGGCGCAATGGGTATTATCATCAACAAGCCTTTGGATGGGTTGCAAATTGATGGCGTGCTCGAAAAGCTGAAGATTACCCCTGAACCGCGCGATCCGTCCGTACGGCTGGATAAACCGGTTTTTGTCGGCGGGCCGCTGGCCGATGACCGTGGATTTATTCTGCATTCGCCACCAGACGTGTTTGCCGCCAGTATTCAAATATCGGATGACACCATCATCACGACCTCCAGGGACGTGCTGGAAACAATGGGTACTTCTCGCCAGCCGACAAATCTGCTGCTTGCCCTCGGCTACTCCTCATGGGAAAAGGGCCAGCTCGAGCAGGAGATACTCGAGAACTCATGGCTCACGGCTCCGGCTGATTCAAAAATTCTATTCCATACGCCGATAGCCGAACGCTGGCGCGAAGCGGCAAAGCTTATCGGTATCGACATTCACAACCTTCCCACTGTGGCAGGGCATGCATAA